The DNA window GTTTTTGTATCATTTTCTTGAGTGCCTGTAACCATTTCAGCGAACCCATAATAGAGGATGAAATGGTTAAACTCACAATTGAATGTACAAGTGGTGAAACGATTAAGATTGATGATCAGAAAACCATTAATAAAGTAATTAGGGAAATCAACGGTTCAAGGAGAGAAGGTACAGAAGAGATGGAGTTCGAGGATTTCGGACATCGAGCTACGCTTGAAAACAGTGATGGCGAGACAAAAACTTTCAATTTGTTCATCGGCGGGAAAGCCATTGTGTCTGGATACTATATTCATTCAAACATTGATGATTTTTGTGGGAAATAGTTTTAACAGTTAGAAATTCGTTTTTCCAAAGACCTTTTCTTATTCAATAAACGAGTGTTTTAGTTTAAACAATTCACCTCAAAATAGAACTATATAAAAAAGGGGAGAGCTTATTTCAGTTCCCTTAACCCCTTTCCTTCATGAATCTCTTTAATACCTTCTTCACAAACTCCATATGACCGCCAGGAACAAGATTCGCACACAATTTGAATGTCGGAGGGGACGATATACTTTCGGATGAGTGACTCAATGTCTTCCCAAATCAGAATTTGTCCGATTTTAAGTCCTAATTTCTCTAAAATAGCGGCATCTCTTTCATAAATATTGTCGGCTTGGCAGTGGTATTCACCTGAGTTTGGATACTTTTCACACAATTGATCGGGACCCTTTACAATTCGAATCCTCATCTTGGGGTTGTCTCTCAAGCTCTGGTGCAGACGTGTCATATTTTCCACGTATTCTTGTGAATAGCCCATTCCCCGATAGCCCAAAAGGCAAAAAAGATGATGACCTCGCAGCATATACATAATTTTCCCCCATTTCGACATGTTCGATTAAATACATATGTTAACCAAAACAATTAACCAGTAAACAAATCTTAATTATCATAACATATCACCCCTAATCAGTTGCACACTTATTAACAGGGCTTTAGTATATATTGAGGAAAGAAAAAAAGTGGAGTTAAACGAATTTTGTTACACGCATCAGAGGATGTAATACCTTTATATAAAAAAATGGGTTTTACCAAAAAAGATATTGAAATGGAAACGTTTTTATAACCGTAGTGTATTGAACTAACGTAGCGTTGGTTATAATTTACATTCTGATAGCTAAAAGTCTTTATACTTTTGACATGTATTCGTCCTTTTTACATAATGACAAGTTTTGTCTTAATTAATTGGTATACTAATTTTATCATCTAAAACAAAGGAATGGAGATTTACATGAAAAAACAGCGTAACATTATTTTATTCATTGGTACTTCAATTGATGGATATATTGCAAATGATGATGGTACATTAGAATGGTTAGAATCAATAGAAGTTGAAGGAGACTCTGGCTACAATTCACTCCTAGAAAGAATTGACACTGTTGTTATGGGAAAAAGAACTTATGATGTCATTCGTGGATTTGATATGAATTATCCTTATAGTGATTATAAAAATTATGTATTTTCTTCTAGTTCTGTTAGTGGATCAGATGAATATGCTTCATTTATTGATGTAGATGTCAAAACTTTCATTAAAAATATTAAACAAAAGCCTGGTAAAGATATATGGTTAATTGGTGGAGGAATCTTAGCAAGTGAATTTTTTAAAGAAAATTTAATTGATGAATTTCAACTAGCCATTGCACCTATTATTTTAGGGAAAGGAATCTCCCTATATAACGGAGATGATATTACTCAAAAATACACATTAACCAAAGTAGAAAAATTAGGCCAACTAGCTATGCATCATTATATAAAAAAATAATTTTCATCATCAAAAGACCTATACAGGAAGGAAAACTAACTCCTTTTTGATCAATCTTTGTTCCAAACCAACAAAAAGCATCCGGTGCTCTAAACGACTCTGAGTTGTTTTAGCACCTGATGCTTTTTTGTTTATTGTTATTTGGCTGCCCAAGAAGTATGAAACACTCCATCTTTGTCTATACGCTGATAGGTATGTGCACCAAAATAATCCCGCTGTGCTTGGATAAGATTAGCTGGCAACGTCTCCGTCCGATAACTATCATAGTAAGCTAAAGCACTTGATAAAGCAGGAGTTGGTATTCCTTTTTGAATTGCCAAGGCCAGTACTTCGCGAAGGGAATTGTGATATTCTCCAACTATCTCTTGAAAGTACGGGTCAACTAGCAGGTTAGGCAAATTGTTATTACGGTCAAAAGCATCTTTAATCTTTTGTAAGAACTGCGCACGAATGATACAACCTCCTCGGAAAATCATTGCGACATCTCCGTAAGGAATTTTCCAACCATATTCCTCAGATGCTGCACGCATTTGGGAAAAACCTTGCGCATA is part of the Psychrobacillus sp. FSL H8-0483 genome and encodes:
- a CDS encoding DUF1284 domain-containing protein; this encodes MYMLRGHHLFCLLGYRGMGYSQEYVENMTRLHQSLRDNPKMRIRIVKGPDQLCEKYPNSGEYHCQADNIYERDAAILEKLGLKIGQILIWEDIESLIRKYIVPSDIQIVCESCSWRSYGVCEEGIKEIHEGKGLRELK
- a CDS encoding dihydrofolate reductase family protein, whose amino-acid sequence is MKKQRNIILFIGTSIDGYIANDDGTLEWLESIEVEGDSGYNSLLERIDTVVMGKRTYDVIRGFDMNYPYSDYKNYVFSSSSVSGSDEYASFIDVDVKTFIKNIKQKPGKDIWLIGGGILASEFFKENLIDEFQLAIAPIILGKGISLYNGDDITQKYTLTKVEKLGQLAMHHYIKK